The proteins below are encoded in one region of Candidatus Neomarinimicrobiota bacterium:
- a CDS encoding HIT domain-containing protein has translation MEYIKREMNDESDDCFLCDKPNADDDEETLILFRGELSFVVMNLYPYNNAHLIVSPYSHISDYTKLSAQERSECQEVLAGCMTILERHLNSEGFNIGLNLGKAGGAGIEDHIHWHLVPRWFGDTNFMPVLGQTKVIMDGLKDTYRELKPDFEKLKDSLTKLS, from the coding sequence ATGGAATACATAAAGAGGGAAATGAACGATGAATCCGATGATTGTTTTTTATGCGACAAGCCGAATGCTGATGACGATGAAGAAACGCTTATACTTTTCCGGGGCGAATTAAGTTTCGTGGTAATGAATCTATATCCGTATAACAATGCCCATTTGATAGTGTCTCCTTACAGTCATATATCCGACTACACAAAACTCTCGGCGCAGGAGAGAAGCGAATGCCAGGAGGTGTTGGCAGGCTGTATGACCATTCTGGAGCGTCACCTAAATTCGGAAGGTTTTAATATAGGGCTTAATTTAGGCAAAGCCGGGGGAGCCGGTATCGAGGATCATATCCACTGGCATCTGGTTCCGAGATGGTTCGGGGATACAAATTTTATGCCGGTACTCGGGCAGACAAAAGTCATAATGGATGGACTTAAAGATACTTACCGTGAACTCAAACCGGATTTTGAGAAGCTCAAGGACAGCTTGACAAAGTTGAGCTAA
- a CDS encoding Trm112 family protein — translation MLKKELLDILVCPKCKGELEYRAEEEKLICPSCKLAYRVEDDIPVMLVDEADPVE, via the coding sequence ATGCTGAAAAAAGAGCTTTTAGACATATTAGTTTGCCCAAAATGCAAGGGTGAACTTGAATATCGCGCAGAAGAGGAAAAACTCATTTGTCCCTCATGCAAGCTCGCATATCGTGTCGAAGACGATATTCCCGTTATGCTTGTGGACGAAGCTGATCCAGTCGAATAG
- a CDS encoding flippase-like domain-containing protein — protein sequence MKKRLIAGLIISIVFLYFAFRDVNWQEFSRSLLSVNFVWLIPAAISVIASFVIRAIRWKMLIDPVQKVSYGKTFSATMIGYMGNNVLPFRLGDLLRAYVFSKNTGLSKSSTLASLLLERILDLLTTLAALGIVLAYFPRFPTWASSVGYAALIIVIVLLAATLLLQYRSESVIKLSAFILKPMPDKWAAIAGKKLASFSEGLEIVSHYKKYFGILIVSVLHWPIYISTVWFTFRAFGYSYGGFEAFVVLVFITFAVAIPSAPGYVGTFHGLVVASMALFGLTGGPARAFAVVLHAVNYFPVTAVGFYFFWKGQLTFREVETQVEEYTDDKGNIAISG from the coding sequence ATGAAGAAGAGGCTTATAGCCGGGTTGATCATCAGTATCGTGTTCCTCTATTTTGCGTTCAGGGACGTTAATTGGCAGGAGTTCTCCCGCTCGCTGCTGAGCGTAAATTTCGTCTGGCTCATTCCCGCAGCTATAAGCGTTATCGCGAGTTTTGTGATAAGAGCTATACGCTGGAAGATGCTTATTGATCCGGTTCAAAAAGTCAGTTACGGGAAGACCTTCTCCGCCACCATGATAGGTTATATGGGAAATAACGTCCTTCCGTTCCGGTTGGGCGATCTGCTCAGAGCTTATGTATTTTCCAAAAATACCGGCTTGAGCAAATCTTCCACTCTGGCTTCACTGCTGCTTGAAAGGATACTGGACCTGTTAACGACCCTCGCGGCGCTCGGAATTGTGCTGGCATATTTTCCGCGATTCCCGACTTGGGCGAGCAGTGTCGGATACGCCGCCCTGATCATAGTCATTGTCCTTCTTGCGGCAACACTGTTATTGCAATACCGAAGTGAGTCGGTAATCAAGTTATCAGCATTCATACTTAAACCTATGCCGGACAAATGGGCGGCGATTGCGGGGAAAAAACTCGCAAGTTTTTCAGAGGGACTCGAGATAGTCTCGCATTATAAGAAGTATTTCGGAATTCTTATTGTCTCGGTATTGCACTGGCCTATTTACATTTCAACCGTATGGTTCACATTCCGCGCGTTCGGATATTCCTACGGTGGGTTTGAAGCTTTTGTGGTTTTGGTTTTTATAACTTTCGCGGTTGCAATACCATCCGCTCCCGGATATGTAGGCACCTTCCATGGACTGGTAGTCGCCTCAATGGCTTTGTTCGGCCTTACCGGAGGTCCTGCGAGAGCATTTGCGGTAGTATTACATGCGGTGAACTATTTTCCCGTCACAGCAGTCGGCTTTTACTTCTTCTGGAAGGGGCAGCTTACTTTCCGGGAGGTTGAAACTCAGGTTGAGGAATACACGGATGATAAAGGTAATATTGCGATTTCCGGATAG